A region of the Deltaproteobacteria bacterium genome:
TTGTGCATGATCCATTAAAGTATGAAACCTTTACTGCAATAAATGGCAAGGGTGCATTCCTTAATGGTAAAAGGATTCATGTATCTCGCATACATGCCATAGAACAATCGCTTTTATCAACAGGTTTTCCTTATGATATAAGACATACAAACGAGAACAACATTGATAACTGGATAAGGTTCCTGAAAAGGGCGCAGGCAATAAGAAGAGACGGCTCTGCTGCCCTTGATCTTTGTTATGTAGCCGCGGGAAGATTTGACGGTTTCTGGGAGATGAAGTTAAAGCCATGGGATGTATCAGCAGGTTCATTGATTGTTAATGAAGCAGGCGGAAAGGTTACAGATTTTTTAGGAGAACATTATTCCATTTATAACAATAGCATAGTGGCATCCAATGGCATTATCCACGGTGATCTTCTTGACGTTCTTAATGAGAGATAAAAAACCATTCGCGTTTTACTTATAACGAACAGCATCATTCAGGAAGCCCGGCATTGCATTTTTTAATTTATACAGCCTATGTAGTGTTTGACAACTATTCTTATCACCATTATTATTCTAAGTATGAGAAAGGTTTATGTAGAAACTTATGGATGTCAGATGAACGAACACGACTCTGAGAGAATGCTCTCGATCTTAAAAGAGGATGGCTACGGTTATACCGATAATCCAAAGGATGCCGATGTAATCATTATTAATACATGCAGTGTAAGGGAAAAGGCCGAGCATAAGGCTTATTCAAGCCTTGGCAGATACATGGAACTAAAACACAGGAAGCACAATAAGGTTGTTGTTTTCAGTGGTTGTGTTGCACAGCAGGACGGTAAAGAGCTTATTAAAACATTTAAAGATGTTGATGTTATAGTAGGCCCTTCAAATGTTCACAGGATCGGTGAGCTGATTGCACGGATCGATCATGATGGGCATGTAATAGCTACATCAGAGAACACCGGCCAATCCAGATTTAAAAATCCGGTAAAAAACATAATCGGGATAAAAGCTTATGTTACGATCATGGAAGGATGCAATAACTTCTGTACATACTGTACCGTTCCTTACCTGAGGGGCAGGGAGGTTAGCAGAGATGCAAGGGAGATCGTTGATGAGGTTTATGCTCTTGCCGGGTCTGGGGTTAAAGAGATTATACTGCTTGGACAGAATGTAAATTCATACACGGATCAATCAACAAGCCTTTATGAACTATTGTCCATGCTTAATGATATAAATGGCATTGAGAGAATAAGATTTATTACATCCCATCCAAAGGATCTTACCGACAAGCTGATTAGAGCGTTTGCAGATTTTGGCAAAGTCTGTCCTCACATACATCTGCCGGTACAATCCGGTTCTGACAGGATACTTAAACTTATGGCAAGAGGTTATACGACAACGGATTATATAAAAAAAATTGAAAAACTAAGGAACATCAAACCGGATATAGCTATTACATCTGATTTTATAGTAGGTTTTCCATCGGAAACCGATGATGATCACGATAGTACAATTTTATTTATAAAACAGGTATACTATGATAATATATTTTCATTTAAATACTCCGATAGGCTCCTTGCAAAGGCGAGCCGGTTTGATAATAAGGTGGGTGATGATGATAAGGCCGGGAGATTAAAAGAACTTCATGAAACACAGTTAAGGATAACAAAAAGTATATACAGCTCTCTTGTTAATACGGTTCAGAGAGTATTTGTGGAAGGGAAGAGTAAAAAACAGGGCAGAATGCAGGGCAGAACCGGGCATAATAGAATTGTAAATTTTGAAGGTGCGGCAGACCCTGGTGAAGTTGTTGATGTTTTGATCAATGATTATTCAGACAATGCCCTGTACGGCAGTGTTAAAAATAAGAAGGTGAACAATGTTAATTGAAATGAAAGTAGCGGGTGTAATGGTTGACCCTGTAAATCTGACACCAATAGTTGCACTTAAGGATAGTGAAAATAAATATACCTTACCTATATGGGTTGGTGTTTCTGAGGCAAGTGCTATTATGATGGAAATGGAAGGTATTAAGCCTCCCAGACCATATACACACGATCTGCTCAGGAATGTATTTAATACACTCGGTGTTATCGTTACAAAAGTAGAAATTACGGAATTAAAAGATAATACATACTATGCGATTATATTTTTAAGGGCCGGCGACTTAAATATCTCAATCGATTCAAGGCCATCAGATGCAATAGCACTTGCACTAAGAATGGCAGCGCCCATTTTTGTTGAAAAATCGGTTATTGATAAATCAATAGAATCCATTATTTCTGCTTCCACCGTATCGGATGTAAATCCCGAAGAAAAAAAGAAAACCTATGATGAATTATTAAAACATTTTAAGAATGCTGATTTCGGTAAGTACAAGATGTAATAAATACGGATAACAGTATAAATGAATAACGGTAAAGTACTTATAGTAGAGCGGGATAGATTTTATAGAGAGCTTTATTCCGATTTACTGACGGGCATAGGTTATGAAATTTCAATAAACGATAGTTACGATATTGCTCCATCGAATTTGGAGGATTTTGATCTGATCATTTATGAACCAAATAAACATGAAGAATCATTTACGGTTCTGACTTCCATTTTAAAGGCCCAGCCTTATAAGCCTGAAATAATGATTATAACATCGGGGGATGTGCAGAAGTATAAAGCCATGTTTAACCCATCCGATCAGCAATACACATATATAAAGAAGCCGTTTGATGACAACAAACTGATTAATCTCGTAACGAATGCAATTTCAAAGAGGAGATTATATATAGATAAAGATAAACTTGCCCGAGAAGGTATGGAATATTTTATACTGCTCGAAGTTTATAAAAGGGCGAGTGAGATATTATCACAAAAAAGTATCGATGATGTTTTAAAAAAGCTTACAAGTGCAATGGTTATAGAGTTAAAGGCTTATAAAGCCATGATATGGTTAAGGGATGATGCAGATAACTTTAACATTGTACAGTCCTTTGGTTATGAGACAGAGCCTTATGATGAATCAACATCTTTTAACTGGAAAGGATTTAAATACAAAGTTGCATTTAACGAAGGCTACTATATTATAAAAAAAGATAGCAAAAGTGTGATGTATGTACTTATTCAGTCCAATGATGGGCATATCTATGCAATGCTCAGGTTGGTTAAAGAAGGTTTAGAAGGCTTTTCTATTCAGGATGTAAGAATTATGAGGACGCTCGCTACATTTGGAAGCATTGCTATAGCTAATGCAATAGAGCTTTCAAGTAAAATACCCGATACATTAAGAGCAGGCGATTTACCTGCCTATACGTACAAGTATTTTATAGAATACACGGAGAATGAGATTAGAAGAGCCCATAGGATGCATGGTATGTTTTCCCTATCGGTGGTATCTATAGAAAATTATAGAGAGTTGGTTGAGACATTCGGCAAAAATCACGTGAATGCTATTTTTAAAAAGATAGCCGATCTTATGAACGAGGTTTTAAGAGATGCTGATACTCTTTCCTTATCGGAACATTCAAATATGCTTAACCTTTTTTTACCCGATACCGATTATTTCGGTTCCATTATAACCATACGCAGAATTAAAAACCAGCTTAAGCAAAACTTATACATAACGGATGGATTAATAACAAAGAATGTGGAAATTGTAATAGGTGCTGCAACGTATCCAGTTGACGGGACTACAGTGCAGACCCTTTTGTCAAAGGCTTATGAAAGTGCAAATAAGACTAAGTCGGGGATATTGAAGCAAGTTTCGGCAATAGAATACACAAGCTTTGCGGAGTTTGCCGATAAAATAATAGATAGTTTTAGTCGTATGGATAAAGATGGAAAAACCGTAAATGCCGTATTCACCCTTACTAAAGATCGCGGGCAGGAAATCATCGATTTGATTTCATCCGACATGATCGAAAGGCCTTATATGAGAGGTATGCTGTTTGTCGGTTTACCTTTTATAACAAAGCAGATGACGATTTTAAGAGAACAGTACAAACTTCACAACTCCAGCACAAAATTTTATATTATGGGTAAAAAAACAGTGGGTGAAGATATTGATATATCTTATGCACCCGTTATAATCATGGATGAAGATTTCGGCAATAGATATTTTATATTCAATCTTAATGAAGAATATGCGTACGGATTCGTTGCAGTAGAACAGCCTGATAATACGTTAAAAGCTTTTCATACCAGCGAGCCGCTGCTTGTTGAGGAATTCATTGCTGTTCTTCAGGAAAAATATTTTTTGCAGAGGCAGATATAAGTGGTTAAAATAAAGGGCAAGATCCTTATAGCAGATGTAGATCAAAAATCTGTAGTCCTTATAAAGGATACCCTTAAAACTCAGGGTTTTACAGTATTTTCAGCTCTTAATGGGGCAAAGGCGCTTGAACTCATAATAGAGAACATCCCGGATATTATAATACTCAGTATGACTCTAACGATTGTAGCAACGGAGAAATTAAGGGATATTGTAAGAGCAAATCCAAACACAGATAAATTGCCTATCATATTTCTCGGGACACCGGAACAATTAAAAAAACTTAATAATTCCGGAGAAAAGATCATCACAAAACCGTTTCGTGTCGATGAACTTATCAACTTAATATCAGGCATTTATCAAAAAAGGCAGAAGGCTATAGAATTATCAAGAGAGGATAAAGAAATAGAAGGTAATATATCACAGATATCGTTAATCGATCTGCTCCAGATATTCAGTATGAACAAAAAAGACGGTACCATAACGATATATTCAGAAAAGAGTAACGGGTTTATTTATCTCCAGGAAGGGAATATCATAAACGCTACTATAGGTAAAGCGGAAGGTGTAAAAGCTCTGTTCAGATTGATTGGTATAAGGGTTGGGAAGTTCGAATTTGTTCCACACCGGGCATTGACACCGACCAGAATAAATTCTACGACGGAATCGTTGCTGATGGAAGGTATGAGGCATATAGACGAAATGAATAAACACAAGAGCGAATTACCCAGCTATGATGGAGTTGTAGCGTTGAAAAAAAAGTTATCAGACATACCGAAACAGGTGAGAACCATAACACAGGAGGTTTTATTATTGCTTGAGTTCTATTCTAATGTAGAGGATATAGTGGACAACTGTACTTTCCCCGACTACGATGTGCTAAGGGTTCTGAAGGCCCTTGTGGAGAAGGGTATCATAGAGATCAATACCAAAATATTAACGAAAGAGAAGATAAAAGAAGAAAGCCTGCTTGCAAATGAAGAGGTGTATAAGCTTCTTGAATACGTTTCTACAAACAGGCATATAAAGTTAGAGATGCATCGCGGCAGAGTGGTTATGTTACCGACAAATCATAATTCGCTTAAAATATTTTTAAATAGTATGGCAAATATGCCAAAATTTAGTTTTAGCAGCTCATTTACACGATCAGCAAAAGATGATGTTTTACTTGGTAATATTGGTTTTATTACACTTACAGATCTCCTGAGTATCGAGCTATTATCAATCCCGCCGGCGGAAGAGTACAGCCCACTATGGACTGCACTATCAGGCAGTGCTGTTGGTGCAGTAGCTATCTTTGATAAGGAATCCAGAGAGGTAATGGATTCATTTGTTAAGGCAATAGGAAAGTTTAAACAAATAGGGGGACTTCCATTTGCTTACGTATTCATTAATCCATCAACAAAGGAGCAGGGCAAAAATGCAGTGCTTGCTATAAGGAAACTTCTCGGTTTAAATAATGATGATCCTGTTTTTATAATAAATGAGTATTCAACAGAAGGGATCAAGGTGCTACCGGAACTCATAAGAAGGGTAATAAACGTATGATAGATCTGCATACACATTCATTGTTCAGTGATGGTGAACTGTTACCATCGGAGCTCGTAAGGAGAGCAGAGGATATTGGGATAAAAGCTATTGCAATTACGGATCATGTTGATTTTTCAAATTTCATATTTGTAATAGAGCATATCCGGAAAGCAGCAGAGGAACTGTCTGATAGAAAAAAGACAATAAAGGTTCTTACAGGCGTTGAAATTACGCATGTACCTCCAGACGATATTCCTGCACTTATTGAACTATCAAGAAAACACGGTGCTGATATTATTGTTGTACATGGCGAAACTATAGTAGAGCCGGTAGAGCATGGAACAAATCTTGCAGCTATTAACGGCAGGGCAGATATCCTTGCCCATCCCGGTTTTATCAGTCTGAAAGAAGCAAAACTTGCTGCAAAAAATCATGTTTATCTTGAAATAAGCGGAAGGCATGGACATAGTTTTTCAAATGGATATGTGTCTATGATTGCTCAAAAAGCACATGCAGGACTTGTGTTTAATACGGACGCACACGCCCCTTATAATCTTATGGACTATGATACGGCACTTAAAATTGTAAGGGGAGCCGGGTTGAGTGAAAATGATTTTAAAAATATGCTTGAAAATTCAAAGAATTTAATCCGGAGAAACGGCCATGAGCTGCCGTAAATGGCTTGATAGAGATTAAAAAACATTTTCTTCAATCCTGATAATCTTTGTTTTCCCTTTGGTTACATTAAGATTACCAATCAGTTTTATAGCTTTTCGAACATCGTTTTCTTTTGCTTCATCACTTATTATTATTATGGGTAAAACGGTATCAAGCCTTTCTCCCTTTTGTATCACCTTATTAATGTTAATATCGAATCTTCCAAGAATAGAAGAGATATTAGCCAAAACGCCTGGTTTGTTAATGGCGTTAAACCGGATGTAGTATTTACAGTTAATGGATTTTATCCGTTTAATAAGCAGTTTGCTAACCTGCTTTGGCCATGAAATGGGTGAACCATTGGCAACACCCATGAGATCCGTGATAATGGCGCTTGCCGTGGGATCTCCGCCTGCACCTTCAGCATATAAACCTCCCTGACCTCTTAACTCATCATCAATCTGAATACCGTTTTCCGCACCTTTTAGTAAAGCTAAAGACGTATTAATGGGGACAAGAGCCGGATGCACCCTGATATCAACATTATTATTCTCGCGCTTCATAATACCCAGTAATTTAATTCTATAATTCAATTCTTTTGAGAATTGGATGTCCTGAATATCTATGTCTCTTATCCCTTCTACATAAAAATCTTCTAATTTTATATTAAGTCCAAACAATAATTTTGAAATTATGATTACTTTATGAGCAGTGTCTGTTCCATCAATATCCATTGAGGGATCGGCTTCTGCATAACCAAGCTGCTTTGCCTGCTCCAGAATTTCGGGAAAATCTTTATTGGATTTTTCCATTTCGGTTAAAATAAAATTACAAGTACCGTTAAAAACCCCTATTATGCTTTTAACTGAAGCACCGTAGTATAAATGACTTAATATCTGATGACTTCCCGTAATTGCCGCACGAAATCCCAAGAAACAATTATTTTTGCGTGCTTCTTTTATGATCTTATCTCCGTATAAAGACAACACGTGCTTGTTCCCGGTAACAACATTCTTTTTATTCTTTATTGCCTTAAGAATCATATCCTTGGCAGGAGATAGACCACCGATTACTTCGATTACAGTATCGATCTCCGGATCATTAAGAATCGAATCCGGATTTGTAGTGAGAATTCCATTGGAAACATTTACATTTCTTTTTGCATTGATTCTTTTCACCAGGATTTTTTTGATATTGAATTCAAAACCGTAATTACGCCTGTACTCTGCTTTTTTTTTGGATAATATTTTTACTACGCTGCTCCCTACTGTTCCAAGACCTAAGAGCCCTATATTAATTTTTTTTACTATCATCTGTTCTAAAATTTCCTTTTTCAATCTTTTTTTTTAAATATCAAATTCATTTCTTCATATAATATAACATTTCTTCAAAATATTATTTAAACAATGTCTTGATTTTAAGTTTTTTTGATATAAAAATATTTATTATAGATATACTTAAGTAGATCCCGGCGAAGTGTCAAGATAATGTTAAAACGAATACCTGTGAACTACCACCAAAGGCGGAAGGTCTTTACTACGCACTAAATCGTCAGAGCATTCCGATTCAATGCTTATAAATTTTCAGCACTATCCTGTTCTTGCATGTCATTTTTACATAATTATTATAAGGAGAATTTATACTTTTCAGATTTAATTTGTAATTTATCTGTAAGTGCTATATGCAAACTAATATGAAAAAAGAGATTGTTTATTTTATAAGTAATCATAAATATTTTGTTGGCTTTTTAATCATACTGACTATGCTTGAATTGCTCCCTGTTGGAACTTATACATTGCTCAATGCAGCTACATATAAGCCGCTTATGGATTTTAAACTTGCTACGCCTGCATTGAATTATATTCTTGAACCATTCATTGGTATCCCAGTATATTTAAGCACAACGCATTATATAAAACCGGCAAGCATATCTATCTTTTCGTGGGGGCTTCTTATGGTTTTAGTCTATGGTATAATCAAGAGGCGATATAAAAAATTACCCGTTTATGTGCTGGCTTATATAGCAGGATTTTCGATATTTATCGTGTACATACTTTTTACTCCGTTTCCATTGCTGAAAGCCATACCAAGAGATAAGTCGTTCTGTCTTATTGATCCCCATTCTCATACGTTCTATTCTCATGATGGGCTTGTTACTTTAAAGCAAAGCATTAGATATCATAAAAAACAGGGCTTTACTGGATGGTTTATTACTGAACATTATAACATACTTGGAGGTATCGCAGAAGAAAATATCACAAAACTGGATACCCATAAATCAATGATAGGGGAAGAGGTAAGAGTAGATCATGATCCTCACTTCTTTCTTGCGCTCGGGATCAGTTCAACTGTTACGGCAAAAGACATCACAACGGTAACCGCACTTGCAAGGTCTGTTCATAAACAAGGTGGCGCACTCGTTCTTGCTTTGTGGTGGCTGCGTGGACCGGTGAATCTCATACATTATATAAATGATGGTGTTGATGCATTTGAAATAGCGAATGCAGGGCATAAACAGCATCTCACAGCTTCCATAAGAGAGTATGCCTATAATATCTCTCAAAAGTACCATATACCGCTTATTGCATCCAGTGATTGGCACGGATGGGGTAATTATGCTTACACATGGACAGCTTTTAAAATACCCGGGGCAAAGGATTATACATCATATCAATTGCAGAATATCATTATTTCAATGATACGAAATAGGAATAACAAAGATATTATTCCGATTATATATGATTACCCGCATCAATACTGGGGTGTTATGAGATTTATATTTGAGCCTTTTTTCGATTTTTATTATTATTTTTCTACGCTTCCATTTAAAGGTTATATATCGTGGTTGATCTGGAGCTTTTTATTTATGATTATCTATTCGGTTTATCAGCTATACAGGGAATCTTATTATTACAAACCGGCCATTATGCCTTATGTATTATTTATTGCAGGCAGTTTGATGAGTCTTTTCTACGCGGTTCACAAGATATCAAGTATAACGTTTATACCCGTAGAGAATACGCTTTTGTTGACAGTTATAAGGGTTCTATTATTTTATTCGATTGGTATGCTTACAATAATGACTTTATTGCTTGCATTAACTATAAAGAAAAAAGGAGTTTAATGTGCTCGCAAGGATATTTATAAAACCGAAAAGGGGTATTCTCGATCCCCAGGGTAAGGCCGTGCTTGGCTCTCTCCACAGTCTCGGATTTAAAAACGTTGATGATGTTAGGGTCGGTAAATATATTGAAGTAAAATTAAATACCGGGGATAAAGCGCAGGCACATTCTGAGGTACAGAAGATGTGCGATACGCTTTTATCAAACAAGGTCATAGAGGATTTTAACTATGAGATTGTAGAAGGATAGGTATGACACATATAAAAGCAGGTGTTATTGTATTTCCAGGAACGAACTGCGACCGGGATACCTATAATGCAATAAAATGCGTGATGGACGCACGGGTTGATTATGTGTGGTATGAAAATAAAAGCCTTCATCATTATCAGCTTATCGTTATACCTGGCGGATTTTCTTATGGTGATTACTTAAGGGCAGGGGCATTGGCAAGGTTTTCTCCTATTATGGATGCACTGAGATCTTATGTTGATAGAGGCGGTCTGGTAATTGGTATATGCAATGGGTTTCAGATATTGCTCGAGTCTTTAATGCTTCCAGGCGCAATGCAAAGGAACAAGACACTTAAGTTTGTATGTGATGATGCCTTTATAAGGATTGAAAGGGATGATACTGCTTTTACAATGCTTTACAAAAAAGGCGATATTTTAAAAATACCGATAGCCCACGCAGAGGGTAACTATTATGCACCGCCTGACCTGCTTGATCGCATAGAGCATAAAAAGCAGATTATTCTAAGATACGTAGATCAAAACGGGAAAAGAAGTGAGCCTTCAAATCCGAACGGTTCTATAAATGCAATAGCTGGACTGTGTAATGATAAAGGCAACATTCTTGGCATGATGCCGCACCCGGAAAGGGCTTCCGACGGGCTGATTGGAAGCGAAGATGGTAAACGGATCTTTCTCTCAATTAAAAAAGCGCTGGGATGATAGTTGATGATGCAAGCTTTCAATAAGCATGAGGTCAGCCTTTTTTCACAAAAGTGCAATAATGTCCATATTAAATGTGTTCCATCTTTACAGCTGTTCCGTAAGCAATAACTTCATTCATTGCCTGTCCCTGTCCTGCATCAAATTCACCCGAATCAAATCTCATCATAATGATCGCGTTAGCACCGATATTTTTTGCCTGTTCCGCCATTTTATTAATCGCTTCTTCTCTGGACTGGGTAACCATTTTTACATATCCTTCTTGAGAACCGCCAATAGTTGCCCTCAGATTACCTAAAAAATTACCGACAATACTGCGCGAACGAACACTAACACCAAATACCGTACCCAACACTTCTGTTACACGATAACCTGAAACAGATTCCGTTGTAGATATCAAGAAATCCGGCATTGCATTATCTCCTTTTTTAAATTTGTTTAATCAAATTATAATACTCAAAATCTATTTTGACAAATATCTACTAATGATTTCATATACTTTATATGCTGTAAAACTCACTTAATTATTTTCAGGGGCAGACATAATCTGGAATGAGATTGACTACTTAAAAAGACAAAAAAACAATATTTATTTCTTTGCACGGTCCGGGTGTGTTTCCTTTATAAGAATTGTAAGTATAAGGGCTGCCACGAAGAGTACCAGGAGTAACCATATAGAGTTGTGGAAGCTGTTTGTGATATCCTTGATGCCCTCCATAAGATATATTACAGCCACAGCACCGACAGAACCTATAAGCATAAGAAGACCCGTTGCAGTGCCTGTGAGCCTTTCACCCACGATCTCTGTAGTCATCTGCAGTATGAGCGGCAGAAGAGATATCACAAAGAAACCAATCACAGCGCCGAGAACTATCGTTACGGCTATACTGCGGGTATTAAGAAACGGATACATTACTACTCCTCCGACAAGTGTTGCGATTATAAGAAATGGCTTTCTCCTCTTGAAACTGTCTGAAAGCAGAGGGATTATAACAGCGCCCAGTATACCGCCTCCTATAATAACAGCACCTATTGTTCCTGTTTGAACTGTAGTGAAACCATTTATTGAAAGAAGCTCATTCATCCATGTCATAAGTCCATTGAAGAATCCGATACCTATAAACATTATTGCTATAAGCATAAGCATGTCTTTTATGTTTAATATACTTTTATACGCATTCTTACCAGTGTATTCCTTTTCTTCTTCCTTTAAAGCAGGAATAAGTGAGGGGTTGTCCTTACCAAGCAGGAGAAATAGAATACTCCCGGGTAATGTTATTCCTGCATAAATGTACAGTACATTTTCGAGTCCTTCACTGTTTACAAGTATAGGGGTTATGAGCATGGCCGCTATCATACCAATAAACATTGCCGTGGACCCGAGCCCGTTTGCCATAACGCCCTTATTCCTGCCAAACCAAGTGGATGCAAATTTCGATACGCTGTTCAAAATAAAGGGCTGTGATACTGCTATGCCGAATTGTCCGGCAAACAACCACAAGTATGAGTTGTACTTTAACCTTAGCAATACGGATATACCCATTATAATGACTCCGATTGAAACGGTGAATTTAAAGCCCTTTGCATCAAGCAGGGAGCCGACAGGCGCTGATAGTATTATGTTTAGTATTGGAAAGATGGATGTAAGCAGACCAACCTCAAATACTTTTATATCTAACTGTTGTCTGACAACTGTTTCTATAGATGCAAAGTTAAGCCACAAAAACTGGTTTAATGCAATAGCATACATAAACACAATTAATACTACCCATCGATATGCACTATATTTTGTCCGCATCTTTTCCATAACAACCATTTACCAATAGGTTAGAGGTAAACATATTCTATCGGCCGTTGTTTCGTCAAGCCCAATAATACAATAAGAAAGTTTGCCGTATTTCTCCAATGGGTTTTGGGGTTAATATATTGAATTTATACATACACTTGTCTTTTTATACAACGGATTATACATTATTCTATACGCCGTCCAATGGTTTTGTATAGAAGGGTGTTAAAAAGGAGGTTATATGAAGCAAAAGGTTTTAGTGATAGTTTCAACGGAAAATAGAGAAAAGGCACTTGGTGCACTGGTATTCGTACAGAACAGCTTGAAAAACGGGAGGTTTGAAGATCTCAAGCTTATACTGTTTGGACCAAGTGAAAAATTGGCTTCAGCAGATCAGGCTTTGCAGTCCATCATAGCCGATATCGTTTCCATGAAGGGTAATCCCATTGCCTGCAAAGCAATATCAGACATGCACAATATCGGTAAAGAATTAACATCTCTCGGCTTCAAGCTGGAATACGTTGGTGATCCCATTGGTCAGTTTATCAATGACGGTTACCTGCCGATGGTGTTTTAAAGAAGGACACTCAGGGTTTTATACTCCTGTACAGTTCCTTTGTTTTGTCCGACGGCTCTATGCCCAGTGTCCGGGATAATATCACCTCACAGTGCTTGTACAGGGCAGCAGCTTCGGCAGTGCGTCCGTGCGATTGATACAACAGCATCAGCCGCTGATAAAAAAGCTCTGCCTGGTTGTCAATCTCCAGTCCCTTCTTGTATATCCGTACTGCCTGTACCGTATCCCCGCTCTTTTCATAGTAACCGCCAAGCATTTCAATAACGTGCGTAAACCGGTCATGCAGACTATCCCGAAAACTTATAGCCCATGATGGCAAACTCCCCTGCGCAAAAAAATCTCCCTTGTATAGATTTAAGATACGCCTTCCAAGATCTTTGACTTGATCATCTTCTTCATCTTGTCTATTGACCTGTTTTTTACCGTCATTCCGCACTTGATGCGCAATCCAGTTCTTTTTCTCTAAAAGACCCTCCATGCTGTCGAACAAGGCCCCGAATGCCTGTACATCTACCCAGC
Encoded here:
- a CDS encoding homoserine dehydrogenase; protein product: MIVKKINIGLLGLGTVGSSVVKILSKKKAEYRRNYGFEFNIKKILVKRINAKRNVNVSNGILTTNPDSILNDPEIDTVIEVIGGLSPAKDMILKAIKNKKNVVTGNKHVLSLYGDKIIKEARKNNCFLGFRAAITGSHQILSHLYYGASVKSIIGVFNGTCNFILTEMEKSNKDFPEILEQAKQLGYAEADPSMDIDGTDTAHKVIIISKLLFGLNIKLEDFYVEGIRDIDIQDIQFSKELNYRIKLLGIMKRENNNVDIRVHPALVPINTSLALLKGAENGIQIDDELRGQGGLYAEGAGGDPTASAIITDLMGVANGSPISWPKQVSKLLIKRIKSINCKYYIRFNAINKPGVLANISSILGRFDININKVIQKGERLDTVLPIIIISDEAKENDVRKAIKLIGNLNVTKGKTKIIRIEENVF
- the purS gene encoding phosphoribosylformylglycinamidine synthase subunit PurS; protein product: MLARIFIKPKRGILDPQGKAVLGSLHSLGFKNVDDVRVGKYIEVKLNTGDKAQAHSEVQKMCDTLLSNKVIEDFNYEIVEG
- the purQ gene encoding phosphoribosylformylglycinamidine synthase subunit PurQ codes for the protein MKAGVIVFPGTNCDRDTYNAIKCVMDARVDYVWYENKSLHHYQLIVIPGGFSYGDYLRAGALARFSPIMDALRSYVDRGGLVIGICNGFQILLESLMLPGAMQRNKTLKFVCDDAFIRIERDDTAFTMLYKKGDILKIPIAHAEGNYYAPPDLLDRIEHKKQIILRYVDQNGKRSEPSNPNGSINAIAGLCNDKGNILGMMPHPERASDGLIGSEDGKRIFLSIKKALG
- a CDS encoding YbjQ family protein, yielding MPDFLISTTESVSGYRVTEVLGTVFGVSVRSRSIVGNFLGNLRATIGGSQEGYVKMVTQSREEAINKMAEQAKNIGANAIIMMRFDSGEFDAGQGQAMNEVIAYGTAVKMEHI
- a CDS encoding MFS transporter — translated: MEKMRTKYSAYRWVVLIVFMYAIALNQFLWLNFASIETVVRQQLDIKVFEVGLLTSIFPILNIILSAPVGSLLDAKGFKFTVSIGVIIMGISVLLRLKYNSYLWLFAGQFGIAVSQPFILNSVSKFASTWFGRNKGVMANGLGSTAMFIGMIAAMLITPILVNSEGLENVLYIYAGITLPGSILFLLLGKDNPSLIPALKEEEKEYTGKNAYKSILNIKDMLMLIAIMFIGIGFFNGLMTWMNELLSINGFTTVQTGTIGAVIIGGGILGAVIIPLLSDSFKRRKPFLIIATLVGGVVMYPFLNTRSIAVTIVLGAVIGFFVISLLPLILQMTTEIVGERLTGTATGLLMLIGSVGAVAVIYLMEGIKDITNSFHNSIWLLLVLFVAALILTILIKETHPDRAKK